A DNA window from Pyrus communis chromosome 3, drPyrComm1.1, whole genome shotgun sequence contains the following coding sequences:
- the LOC137730004 gene encoding BTB/POZ domain-containing protein At5g47800-like produces the protein MKFMKIGTKPDTFYTEEATRTVISDVPSDFVIQINNIHYLLHKFPLLPKCGLLQRLCSDSGDLEKVSIKLHDIPGGEDAFEMCAKFCYGITINLSAYNLVPAFCAAKFLRMTESVEKGNFVPKLEAFFNSCVLEGWKDSITALQTTVKLPEWSENLGIIRKCIDSIVEKILAPPAKVAWSYTYTRPGYTKKQHHSVPKDWWTEDISDLDVDLFRCIITAVRATHVLPPQLIGEALHVYACRWLPDTTRTPPQIDEELMENNRRIVDSIVSMIPGDKGAVSVGFLLRLTVIANYLRVSPVTKTDLLRRSGLQLEEATVDDLIFPSNSPADPEFYDIDLVLEVLESFLVLWRRQSPAAASELDRSAQVLGTMRKVGKLIDSYLQVVARDVNMPVSKVVSLAEALPDIAREDHDGIYKAINIYLKEHGDLSKADKKRLCRILDCQKLSPEVRTHAVKNERLPLRTVVQVLFFEQERDRGSNSKAAAATHDRHKHKPLPITPSQSHEPGKQTTPSSRESDSHSHKLKLGAANVHDKFSCSTTGKKDNPLLQMQNKRSGGKLALKNERKGVRLETQQVDHQGHNMGREIVRGGASGSAGAGSKLDAKKMIQRGSRPDHGHDKGKDR, from the exons ATGAAGTTTATGAAAATTGGAACCAAGCCGGACACCTTCTACACCGAAGAAGCTACCAG GACCGTGATTTCAGATGTACCCAGCGACTTTGTCATACAAATTAACAACATCCATTATCTTCTCCATAAG TTTCCACTTCTTCCAAAATGTGGCCTCTTACAACGGCTTTGCTCTGACTCTGGTGATTTGGAAAAGGTCAGCATAAAGCTTCACGATATTCCAGGAGGTGAAGATGCGTTTGAAATGTGTGCTAAGTTCTGTTACGGAATTACGATTAATCTCAGCGCCTATAATTTGGTACCTGCATTTTGTGCTGCTAAGTTCCTCCGAATGACCGAGTCAGTAGAGAAGGGAAATTTTGTTCCAAAACTCGAGGCTTTCTTCAATTCATGCGTTCTTGAAGGTTGGAAAGACTCCATTACTGCATTACAAACTACAGTGAAGTTGCCTGAGTGGTCTGAGAATCTTGGGATCATCAGAAAGTGCATTGATTCAATTGTTGAGAAAATCCTTGCTCCTCCAGCAAAG gTTGCGTGGTCCTACACTTATACCAGACCTGGCTACACCAAAAAGCAACATCATTCTGTCCCAAAGGATTGGTGGACTGAGGATATATCAGATCTTGATGTAGACCTGTTTCGATGTATAATTACTGCTGTTAGAGCCACGCATGTGCTGCCACCACAGCTCATTGGGGAAGCTTTGCACGTCTATGCTTGTCGTTGGCTGCCAGATACCACAAGAACACCTCCACAAATAGATGAGGAACTCATGGAAAACAATCGAAGAATTGTTGATAGCATTGTGAGTATGATTCCCGGAGATAAGGGAGCAGTTTCTGTTGGTTTCTTGCTAAGGCTTACTGTAATTGCCAATTACTTGAGAGTGTCCCCAGTGACAAAGACTGACCTGTTAAGGAGGTCTGGTCTACAACTCGAAGAGGCAACGGTGGATGACCTGATTTTTCCTTCAAACTCGCCTGCTGACCCGGAATTTTACGATATTGACTTGGTTTTGGAAGTGTTAGAAAGTTTCTTGGTGCTATGGAGAAGACAATCCCCTGCAGCTGCTTCTGAATTGGACAGAAGTGCTCAGGTTTTAGGAACAATGAGAAAGGTTGGGAAACTCATTGATTCGTACCTTCAAGTTGTTGCCAGGGATGTCAACATGCCAGTTTCAAAAGTGGTATCTCTGGCTGAAGCTTTGCCAGATATTGCAAGGGAAGACCATGACGGCATCTACAAGGCTATTAACATTTATCTAAAG GAGCATGGTGATCTAAGCAAGGCAGACAAGAAACGCTTGTGCCGCATTTTAGACTGCCAGAAGTTGTCGCCTGAGGTACGCACTCATGCTGTGAAAAATGAGCGGCTACCACTGAGGACTGTTGTGCAAGTCCTCTTCTTTGAacaagagagagacagaggttCCAACTCCAAGGCAGCAGCAGCAACTCATGATCGTCATAAACATAAGCCACTGCCAATAACACCCTCCCAGTCCCATGAGCCAGGAAAACAAACAACGCCAAGTAGCAGAGAATCGGATAGTCATAGTCATAAGCTAAAATTGGGAGCAGCAAATGTTCATGATAAATTCAGTTGTAGTACCACTGGAAAGAAAGATAATCCACTGCTGCAAATGCAAAACAAAAGATCAGGCGGAAAGTTGGCATTGAAAAACGAAAGAAAGGGTGTCAGATTAGAAACGCAACAAGTAGATCATCAAGGACATAATATGGGAAGGGAAATCGTAAGAGGAGGAGCATCTGGATCTGCGGGTGCAGGGAGCAAGTTGGACGCTAAGAAGATGATCCAAAGGGGAAGTAGGCCGGACCATGGCCACGACAAAGGCAAAGATAGATAG